The following proteins come from a genomic window of Carassius gibelio isolate Cgi1373 ecotype wild population from Czech Republic chromosome B8, carGib1.2-hapl.c, whole genome shotgun sequence:
- the pnck gene encoding calcium/calmodulin-dependent protein kinase type 1B, with translation MPLLRDLRKKDDINAVYELKEKLGEGSFSEVRVAQHRCTQKLVAVKCIRKRALKGKESMLENEIAVLRRINHENIVSLEETFETPSKLYLVMNLLTGGELLDRILERGSYTEKDASRVIYQVLQAVKYLHQLGVVHRDLKPENLLYETPLEDSKIVISDFGLSKMEEQGALSTACGTPAYVAPELLQQKTYGKEVDLWAIGVITFILLCGYPPFYDDNDTQLYRLIIKAEYEFDSPYWDDISDSAKDFIVHLLQKDPAKRFNCDQALQHPWISGGAALDKNIHGSVSAQIQKKSHWKRAFNATNIVRHLTKKTHSGEDDEGNHSTSIGTI, from the exons ATGCCTCTATTGAGAGATCTTCGGAAGAAAGATGACATCAATGCTGTTTATGAGCTGAAAGAAAAACTGGGAGA GGGCTCGTTCTCTGAGGTTCGAGTGGCTCAGCACAGATGCACTCAGAAGCTTGTGGCTGTCAAGTGCATCCGCAAGAGAGCGCTAAAGGGAAAAGAATCCATGCTGGAGAACGAGATTGCAGTATTACGCAG AATAAATCATGAAAACATTGTCTCTTTGGAGGAAACCTTTGAGACTCCTTCTAAACTGTATTTGGTAATGAACCT GCTGACAGGAGGGGAGCTGCTGGACAGGATTCTGGAGAGAGGCAGTTACACAGAGAAAGATGCCAGTCGTGTGATATATCAGGTGCTGCAGGCGGTGAAGTATCTGCACCAGCTGGGCGTTGTGCATCGAGATCTAAAG CCAGAGAATTTACTGTATGAGACTCCATTAGAAGATTCCAAAATTGTCATCAGTGACTTCGGTCTGTCTAAAATGGAAGAGCAGGGTGCTCTTTCCACGGCCTGTGGGACACCTGCCTATGTCG CTCCTGAACTTCTACAGCAGAAGACATATGGTAAAGAGGTGGATCTCTGGGCCATTGGGGTCATTACATTTATTCT ACTTTGTGGCTATCCTCCGTTCTACGATGACAATGACACACAACTCTACAGGCTGATCATAAAGGCTGAATATGAATTTGATTCACCATACTGGGATGACATCTCTGACTCCG CGAAAGACTTCATAGTTCACTTACTGCAGAAGGATCCAGCGAAGAGGTTCAATTGTGACCAGGCCTTGCAGCATCCTTG GATATCAGGAGGTGCAGCTCTAGACAAAAACATCCATGGCTCAGTGTCGGCACAGATTCAGAAAAAGAGTCACTGGAAG AGAGCCTTTAATGCCACCAACATCGTGCGTCATTTAACAAAGAAAACCCACTCCGGGGAAGACGATGAAGGGAATCACTCCACAAGTATAG GGACCATCTGA